A genomic stretch from Lathyrus oleraceus cultivar Zhongwan6 chromosome 2, CAAS_Psat_ZW6_1.0, whole genome shotgun sequence includes:
- the LOC127120424 gene encoding proteasome subunit alpha type-4: MSRRYDSRTTIFSPEGRLYQVEYAMEAIGNAGTAIGILSKDGVVLVGEKKVTSKLLQTSTSTEKMYKIDDHVACAVAGIMSDANILINTARIQAQRYSFAYQEPMPVEQLVQSLCDTKQGYTQFGGLRPFGVSFLFAGWDKNFGFQLYMSDPSGNYGGWKAGAIGANNQAAQSILKQDYKDDITREEAVQLALKVLSKTMDTTSLTSDKLELAEVFLAPSGKVKYQVCSPENLTKLLVKSGVTQPATETA; encoded by the coding sequence ATGTCTCGAAGATATGATAGTCGTACAACAATCTTCTCTCCTGAAGGGCGTCTTTACCAAGTGGAGTATGCAATGGAGGCTATTGGAAATGCTGGTACTGCCATTGGAATCTTGTCAAAAGATGGGGTTGTTCTGGTTGGCGAAAAGAAGGTGACATCCAAGCTTCTGCAAACCTCAACTTCAACTGAGAAAATGTACAAGATTGATGATCACGTTGCATGTGCTGTTGCTGGGATTATGTCTGATGCAAACATCCTAATCAATACTGCTAGGATCCAAGCACAGCGTTACTCATTTGCTTACCAAGAGCCAATGCCTGTTGAACAGTTGGTTCAATCTCTTTGTGATACCAAACAAGGTTACACACAATTTGGTGGTCTCCGTCCGTTTGGAGTCTCTTTCTTGTTTGCAGGATGGGACAAAAACTTCGGCTTTCAGCTTTACATGAGTGATCCTAGTGGAAATTATGGCGGTTGGAAAGCCGGTGCTATTGGTGCCAACAACCAGGCAGCACAATCAATTCTAAAACAGGACTACAAGGATGATATCACAAGGGAAGAAGCAGTTCAACTTGCACTGAAAGTACTGAGCAAAACAATGGACACCACTAGTCTTACCTCAGATAAGCTTGAACTTGCAGAGGTTTTTCTTGCACCCTCTGGAAAAGTGAAGTATCAAGTTTGCTCTCCAGAGAACCTGACTAAGCTGTTGGTGAAATCTGGGGTGACCCAACCAGCAACAGAAACTGCTTAA